In a genomic window of Deinococcus radiotolerans:
- the cydC gene encoding thiol reductant ABC exporter subunit CydC → MTGGVTRAGRWRPFILPVLLGVAATLAGVALAGASGRLIARAALRPEVFLSLTLLVTLVRALGVGRAGLRYAERLTGHAAALKAGEAQRAALFDRVARFGRDLLARERSGDLLSRSGADLDARQFAALRVTLPLLGFAGATLLAGGWLLSLDAGLGLSVLGPLLLAAALPGLARTWAAALAREEAHLAREHGAALLDALSASADGAARLWGPRLAHLSAGLRRVTQAQGRLQTGLTLGREALFALSFTLVLTRGLTLVESGALGGAWLAAVVLLAAASFDALTPLALVPGAHAAAQAARERDDELAAVQPAVTEPRDPASVPDGPLPLALEGVRVTRGGRDPLRDVTLHLPAGARVAVTGPSGAGKSTLLGLISRDLDPTAGRVTLGGTDLRALALADLRARLSLHEQDAPLLDGTVEENLRLGGPHAPPERLRELLDDLGLEDLTLDTWVGEGGTRLSGGQRARVSLARALLKPADVLLLDEPTAHLDPDTEARVLRVIHRECAGRSLLLVTHRPAPLALADQVYRLQDGHLHPLPAASTHRKVI, encoded by the coding sequence ATGACGGGCGGCGTGACCCGCGCGGGCCGCTGGCGCCCCTTCATCCTCCCGGTGCTGCTGGGCGTCGCGGCGACCCTGGCGGGTGTGGCGCTGGCGGGCGCCTCGGGTCGTCTGATCGCCCGCGCGGCGCTGCGGCCCGAGGTGTTCCTGAGCCTCACGCTGCTCGTGACGCTGGTGCGGGCCCTGGGCGTGGGCCGCGCGGGCCTGCGCTACGCCGAACGTCTCACCGGGCACGCCGCCGCCCTGAAGGCCGGAGAGGCGCAGCGCGCGGCACTGTTCGACCGCGTGGCCCGCTTCGGGCGGGACCTGCTGGCCCGCGAACGCAGCGGCGACCTGCTCTCGCGCAGCGGCGCCGACCTGGACGCGCGGCAGTTCGCGGCGCTGCGCGTGACGCTGCCGCTGCTGGGCTTCGCGGGCGCCACACTCCTGGCGGGTGGCTGGCTGCTGAGCCTGGACGCCGGGCTGGGCCTGAGCGTGCTGGGCCCGCTGCTGCTGGCCGCGGCGCTGCCCGGGCTGGCCCGCACCTGGGCGGCCGCGCTGGCCCGCGAGGAGGCCCACCTGGCGCGCGAGCACGGCGCGGCGCTGCTGGACGCGCTGAGTGCCAGTGCAGACGGCGCGGCGCGGCTGTGGGGGCCACGACTGGCCCACCTGAGTGCCGGACTGCGCCGGGTGACGCAAGCACAGGGCCGCCTCCAGACCGGCCTGACGCTGGGCCGCGAGGCGCTGTTCGCCCTGAGTTTCACGCTGGTGCTCACGCGCGGCCTGACCCTGGTCGAATCGGGCGCGCTGGGTGGGGCGTGGCTGGCGGCGGTGGTGCTGCTGGCCGCCGCCAGCTTCGACGCACTGACCCCACTGGCGCTGGTGCCCGGCGCGCACGCGGCGGCGCAGGCCGCGCGGGAACGCGACGATGAACTGGCCGCCGTGCAGCCCGCCGTGACAGAACCCCGCGACCCCGCTTCAGTTCCGGATGGTCCGCTGCCCCTGGCACTGGAGGGCGTGCGCGTCACGCGGGGCGGGCGGGACCCGCTGCGGGACGTGACCCTGCACCTCCCGGCGGGGGCGCGCGTGGCCGTCACCGGTCCAAGCGGCGCGGGCAAGAGCACGCTGCTGGGCCTGATCAGCCGCGACCTCGACCCCACCGCCGGGCGCGTCACGCTGGGCGGCACCGACCTGCGCGCACTGGCCCTGGCTGACCTGCGTGCCCGCCTGAGCCTGCACGAGCAGGACGCCCCGCTGCTGGACGGCACCGTCGAGGAGAACCTGCGCCTGGGTGGCCCGCACGCGCCCCCGGAGCGGCTGCGGGAGCTGCTGGACGACCTCGGCCTGGAGGATCTGACCCTGGACACCTGGGTTGGTGAGGGCGGCACGCGCCTGTCCGGCGGTCAGCGCGCCCGCGTGAGTCTGGCCCGCGCGCTCCTCAAACCCGCGGACGTGCTGCTGCTGGACGAACCCACCGCTCACCTCGACCCGGACACCGAGGCCCGCGTGCTGCGCGTCATTCACCGTGAGTGCGCCGGACGCAGCCTGCTGCTCGTCACCCACCGGCCCGCCCCGCTGGCCCTGGCCGATCAGGTCTATCGGCTCCAGGACGGCCACCTGCACCCACTGCCTGCCGCCTCCACCCACAGGAAGGTCATATGA
- a CDS encoding cytochrome ubiquinol oxidase subunit I, whose product MNEILGFSTLDLSRFQFATTSIFHYFFVPFTVGFALIIAVLQTLAYRSGDPKLENLTRFFGHLFFINFAVGVVTGIVQEFQFGMNWQGFSNFVGNIFGIPLALEVLMAFFLESTFLGLWWFGKDRIPAWASLASIWIVAAGTTISAFWIIIANAWMQHPVGFEIKNGRAVMTNAWAIVTNPKGLEWFAHIWAGSLTVAAFFVLAVSAYHLRRRANVEAFRVSFRVALITALIGSGGVILAGHEQGQSAVRDQPMKYAAFSALWDTPDGNQMPESLIALPSNAARENRFELSVPYVGSFLAFNNFSEKAKGINDLQKEYEAKYGPGNYTPWVWPVYWSFRVMVGLGFLMLLVTLVYVWRWRQGKLDDPGRLYPLLLAMPLAPHLANFSGWIATEMGRQPWIVQGLLRTGDAVSQLNPLWVLLSLAAFWVVYLTLIGLDVFLLTRTARAGMHEPDVETPSVPAPDYVPEGARA is encoded by the coding sequence ATGAACGAGATCCTGGGCTTCTCCACGCTGGACCTGTCGCGCTTCCAGTTCGCCACCACGAGCATCTTCCACTACTTCTTCGTGCCCTTCACCGTGGGCTTCGCGCTGATCATCGCGGTATTACAGACCCTGGCCTACCGCAGTGGTGATCCGAAACTGGAGAATCTCACGCGCTTCTTCGGGCACCTGTTCTTCATCAACTTCGCCGTGGGCGTTGTGACCGGCATCGTGCAGGAATTCCAGTTCGGCATGAACTGGCAGGGCTTCTCGAACTTCGTCGGGAACATCTTCGGCATCCCACTGGCGCTGGAAGTGCTGATGGCCTTCTTCCTCGAGAGCACCTTCCTGGGCCTGTGGTGGTTCGGCAAGGACCGCATCCCCGCCTGGGCGAGCCTCGCGAGCATCTGGATCGTCGCCGCCGGGACGACCATCAGCGCCTTCTGGATCATCATCGCCAACGCCTGGATGCAGCACCCGGTGGGCTTCGAGATCAAGAACGGCCGCGCGGTGATGACCAACGCCTGGGCGATCGTCACCAACCCCAAGGGCCTGGAATGGTTCGCGCACATCTGGGCGGGCAGCCTGACCGTCGCGGCGTTCTTCGTGCTGGCCGTCAGTGCCTACCACCTGCGCCGCCGCGCGAACGTCGAGGCGTTCCGCGTCAGCTTCCGCGTGGCGCTGATCACCGCGCTGATCGGTTCGGGCGGCGTGATCCTGGCCGGGCATGAGCAGGGCCAGAGCGCCGTGCGCGACCAGCCCATGAAGTACGCCGCGTTCAGCGCCCTGTGGGACACGCCGGACGGCAATCAGATGCCTGAGAGCCTCATCGCGCTGCCCAGCAACGCCGCGCGCGAGAACCGCTTCGAACTGAGTGTGCCGTACGTCGGGTCGTTCCTGGCGTTCAACAACTTCAGCGAGAAAGCCAAAGGCATCAACGACCTCCAGAAGGAGTACGAGGCGAAGTACGGCCCCGGCAACTACACGCCGTGGGTGTGGCCGGTGTACTGGTCGTTCCGCGTGATGGTGGGGCTGGGCTTTCTGATGCTGCTCGTGACCCTGGTGTACGTGTGGCGCTGGCGGCAGGGCAAACTCGACGATCCGGGGCGGCTGTACCCGCTGCTGCTGGCCATGCCGCTCGCACCGCATCTGGCGAACTTCAGCGGGTGGATCGCCACCGAGATGGGGCGCCAGCCGTGGATCGTGCAGGGCCTGCTGCGCACCGGGGACGCCGTGAGTCAGCTGAACCCGCTGTGGGTGCTGCTGTCGCTGGCAGCGTTCTGGGTGGTGTACCTGACGCTGATCGGAC